In Chryseobacterium sp., the genomic window GTTGTCAAAGCCTTCTATATGTCTTGGCTCTACAGGCATTCTGAGCAGCTTCTGCATTTCAGCCATAATTCTGTTGGTGTGCCTTTCAGGATCAACGATCTGAACCTGTTTTAGCTTTTCAAGACGGTATTCTCTGGCATTCTTTTCGGAAAGCTCCACAATTCTCTTTTTATCCCCAACTTTAGGAACAATCAGTTTTACATTGGGAATCTCAACCGACAAGTGGAAGGGAAGCAGTACTTCTTTAGAATCAGAACTGAATTTCTGACGGATTTCAATCAGAGCCTCTTCCATAATATCTTCATCCGTTTCCTCAAGTATCTTTTTGATTTCAGTGGTAAAACTCTGGATAATATTTCCATTTCTTATCTTGAAAAAATTGACATAAGCAGCCGTTTCATCACTGATCATTCCGAAAACATCCACATCGTCAATATTAGGATTGACCACGGTGTTTTTAGCCTGATAATCTTCCAGGATATCCAGCCTTTCTTTAATGATTTGAGCGGCCTCAAACTGAAGATTGGAGGCCAGTTTCATCATTTGGTTGACCAGGTATTCCTTTGCCTTACGGAAATCTCCTTTGACCATTCCACGGATGGCATCTACTTTTTCATCATATTCTTCTTTACTTTCAAGGTCCTCGCAGGGGCCTTCGCAATTTTTAATGTGATATTCAAGGCAAACCTTGTATTTTCCTTCTGCTATTTTGTTCGGAGAAAGATTTAGATTACAGGTTCTTAATTTATAAATGTGCTTTATGGTATCCAGTAAAATCTTGGCAGGGCGTACCTTCGCGTAGGGGCCATAGTATTCGGAACCGTCCTTAATAACATTTCTGGTCAGAAAGATCCTGGGAAAATCTTCATTTTTAATGCAGATCCATGGATAAGTCTTGTCATCCTTCAGCATGACATTATAGAACGGCTGATGTTCTTTGATCAGGTTATTTTCCAGTAAGAGAGCATCATATTCGTTGTTGACAATAGTTGTTTCCAGACGCTGGATCTTACTGACCATTATTTTGATCCTGTACCCTGAAAGATTTTTATTGAAATAGGAGAGAACCCTTTTCTTAAGATTTTTAGCTTTACCTACGTACAGCAGCTGTTCGTTTTTATCATAATAACGATAAACACCGGGTTCGGATGGTAAAGTTTTGAGCTGTAATTCTAAAGAAGGATTCATGTAACAAAATTAAGGAAACTTTCCCTATTTAAAAAAATTAAACCTGCAGATCACTTGCAGGTTTAATGGTATGTTTAAATTGTTGAGCCGTTTGCCATGGAAGTATATTCACTTATAAGAAAACTGAAATAATCCCATTCTACAGAATTTTTAGGATATTTTTTCATGAATTCTGCATGGTCACCAAAAAGAAAATCATAATTGTCTTCAAAATCATCCTTATGAAGCCACATAATTTTGTTGCCCTTTTTTATATAATAGGATTTGATAACACCGCCTCCCAGCTGTGGAGATCCCATCATAGAAAAACCTGCAGTTTCTTTAGCTCTGGGATCATGGTAAACAGAAATAATCTCACTAAACTCAGGGTTGATCAGCTGCATCAGGAATTCTTTATCATCCTTTTTGTTTTTTAAAGAAACGGTCTGATTTACAAAATGAATCCTGTCATTATTCGTATTCTTGGTCAGTTTCTTTGTGCTGAAATTTCTGATATTGCCCATATATTTAGCAACTTTTGCAATTTTTTCGGCGTTGCTTGGATATACATACATTTCACTGATCTGATCAGCGTTGAAAACAGTATTCTTTTTTGTCGTGCTGTCTTTGATGGCAACTTCATAAATTTGGCCTTTTTTAGTTTCGATCTTATTGCAGAAACCTTTATAGGATGTCCCGTCCTTTAAGATAACAGTCGAGGTTTTCTGTGGAGAGGGAGTATTAAAGCCTTCATTGAACAGGTAAGTCTCCATTTTTTTGATTTCTTCTTTAGAATATTTTACCTTCTGGGCGAAAGATGCTGTACCTGCCAGGCACAATACAAGCAGTAAAGTTTTAAGTCTCATGTATTAAAGTTTTTTATTCGGCGGTAAAAATAGTAAATTATAGTACTTGTTTTGATAAAAAGAGAGAACGATGAAATTTAGTTTCTCCAATTATTGTTAAATGTGTAATTTTAAGAAAATTTTTTAGAAATGATATACGGAGTAGATGTTTTCACTTTCCATGATGTGCTGGAAATCTGTAAAAAACCGAATAAAGCCAAGCTGAATAAAGCCGCTAAAGAACAGATCTTAAAATCTCAGAAAAATGTACAGCAAATAGTAGAATCCGATAGATGTGTATATGGCATCAATACAGGCTTCGGACCATTGTGCGATACTAAAATATCAGCTGATGAAACCGCTCAGTTACAGTATAACTTAATTATATCCCATGCAGTAGGGGTTGGAAAACCCATTGATAAGGAACTTTCAAAAATCATGATGATTGCGAAAGTACATGCTTTGTCAAAAGGATTCTCAGGAGTTTCCCTTGATGTGATCGAAAGAATGATCCTTATGCTTGAAAAAGATATCATTCCGGTAGTTCCTGAGCAGGGATCCGTAGGTGCTTCAGGAGATCTTGCTCCTCTGGCGCATCTGGTACTGCCTTTGCTGGGTCTTGGACAGGTTTGGGAAGGAGATCAGGTATCCGATACCATGGATGTTTTGGAAAAGCATAACCTTGAACCATTGGTTTTAGGACCCAAGGAAGGATTGGGACTGATCAATGGAACACAGTTTATCCTGGCTCATGCCATCAAAGGACTGGAAAAGTTTGAGTACCTCCTAGACCTTGCAGATATGACTGCTGCAATGAGTATTGAAGCTTACAGAGGCTCTGAAAGTCCTTTCAAAAAGGAACTTCATGAGATCAGACCTTTTGAAGGAAGTAAAAAAGTGGCCGCAAGGATGCTTAAATTTCTAAAAGGGTCAGAAAATATGAAAGCCCATGAAGACTGCGAAAGGGTACAGGATCCTTATTCTATGAGATGTGTGCCGCAGGTTCACGGTGCGAGCAGAAATGCTTTTGAACACCTTAGAGGGATGGCAGAAACAGAATTGAACTCCGTTACGGATAATCCAATCGTATTAAGTGCTGAAGAGTCTATCTCCGGAGGAAATTTCCACGGACAATTGATGGCTTTACCTTTAGATTATGCCACATTAGCTGCTGCAGAATTAGGAAATATCTCTGATAGAAGAAGCTACTTACTGCTGGAAGGTAAATACGGACTTCCAAGATTGCTGACGGAAAGCTCAGGGCTGAATTCAGGATTTATGATTCCTCAGTACACTTCCGCAGCTTTGGTTACAGAAAATAAAACATTATGTTTCCCGGCATCAGCAGATTCTATTCCTACCAGCTTAGGACAGGAAGATCATGTTTCCATGGGAAGTATTTCTGGCAGAAAATTCAATCAGGTTCTTGGAAATCTTGTGAATATCTTAGCTGTTGAGCTGATGTTTGCCGCTCAGGGACTGGAGTTCAGAAGACCTTCCAAATGTTCTAAAATCATTGAAGAAAACGTTGCCGTTCTTCGTTCTAAAGTTTCTAAACTTGAAGATGACAGGCTGATCGGACAGGATATGCTGGCCATAGCAGCATTGATCAATGAAAGAAAATTTGTGGTAAATTAATTTAAATACTTGAAAGCTTCCGAAAGGAGGCTTTTTTACTTAAAAAAACTAATTGTATTCTTGCAGATCAGCAGATCCCGCAGATTATTATGTCGCGTATCAGTCTGCGGAAGATAAAAATAAATAAAAAATGATTATACACCGAGTAAACTCTGCCCATGCGGACTTTCAGAATTTAGTAAAGCTTCTCGACATTGATCTTGCTGTACATAATGGGGAGCAAAATGCCTTTTTTGAACAGTTTAATAAAATTGATCATATCAAAAACTGCATTGTCGCTTATATTGATGAAGTTCCGGCTGCTTGTGGGGCATTCAAAGAACTGTCGCAAGATACTGCTGAAATCAAAAGAATGTACACCGATCCAAAATTCAGAAGAAGAGGGCTTGCTTCTGCAGTTGTAAAAGAACTGGAGGACTGGGCTAAAGAATCTGGTTTTGAAAAAGCGGTTTTGGAAACTTCCGCGGAACTGAAGAACGCGATTTCTGTTTATGAAAAAAGGGGGTTCTGCCGGATTCCGAATTATGGGCAATACGTGGGAGTCGAAACCAGTGTATGTTATGAGAAAATACTATGATATCCATAATATTTTATAGAATTGATTCATAAAACGCTATTAATGTTCAGATAATGCAAAATTAATTTTGAAAGATTGAATAATTCTCAATAAAGTGTTATATTGGTCCCTACCAAAATTATAACATATGAAAAAAAGAGTATTCTTCTTGGCAATATTTTTTGCTTTAAGCTCGTGTAATACGGAAGATCTTCAGAACGAAAGTTCAAAAATGGAGATGAGTCAGAAAGATCCGTTGACGGCAAAACAAATCAATGAAGGAATTAATCAATCCATCAAAACCACAGGTTCTTTCAACTGGAGCAAACAGTCTGATCACTTCCTATGGAGTGCTGTTTTCCAGGGAAACAGGATGGCATCCATTGGATTTGGAGAATCCAAGAATGATTTTGACAGAAGTAAATCGTCAAATAACCGGGCTATGGAAAGCGAGATTTTGTCAATTATAAAAAAATACGAAGGTAAAGATGAAAGAGGCTTTCTCCTGGCAACAGACAAATATCTCAATCAGATGGATGTGATCATTGAAAAAGAAGAAACCATTACGGCACTTCGACAGATGAAGACCATCCGATACCTGGAACCCGGGGATTATCATTATTTCGAAAATGAAAATAAGCTGAATACAGCCGCAAGATCTTCGAGCAGCGGCTCTTCCGGATGCGGCTTTTCATCCACTACCCTGAGTACCGCAGATTATACTTCCACCACGCCAAGTGCAAAAATACCGTGGGCTTTTACCAAACATAATATTCCCGACGCCTGGAGCTACAGTACCGGTGCAGGAGTAACAATAGGCTTAGTGGATACAGGAGTTTCACCGGAGCAAACGCTGTTGGGAAACAGCTTCAATACCGGAGCTTCTTCAGGAAGAACCATCACTAAATTTGGCGTATATAATTCAGATGGTTCCGCTGACCAGTGTGGACACGGAACAAAAATGGCTTCCGTAATGACCGCTCCTAGAAATAATGCAGGATTACCGGTGGGCGTTGCTTATAATGCTAATTTAATTGCTTATCGTGCCGCTACAAACGTCGTTTTGGATACTTCAAGCGAACAGACGGGAGTAAAAACAGCATTTACCGAACTGGCGAATAATGCCAGTGTAAAGATTATTTCCATGTCTATGGGACACATCTTTTCAGTAGGAAAAATTGAAGATGGAGTGAAATATGCCTACTCTAAAGGAAAATTGATTTTCTGTGCAGGCGGAACTTCTACCAGTTTTACGACTTTTGTGGGAGTTATTTTCCCGGCATGGATGCCGGAAACACAGGCGATAACAGGAGTAAAGGAGGGAACATCAAATCAGAAGTGTGATGTCTGCCACTCCGGAAGCGAGATCGATTTTACCTTCCAGATGGAAAGAGCTTCAGGAAATACAGTTCCGGTGTTAAGCTATTATAACGGACAGGCCGATTATGTAGGAGGTTCTTCTGTGGCTACAGCAGCTACAGCGGGAATCGCTGCTTTGGTTTGGGCTAAAAATCCTTCCTGGACAAGAGATCAGGTACTTAATAAAATGAGACAGTCTGCGACTTATTACCCTACTGTTAATTCCAGCTATGGCTATGGAAATATTAATGTTTTAAAGGCCGTACAATAACCCCGATAAATTAGAAAAGGAAGCCCGATGCCGGAAGAAGGAGCTACCGGAGTGTAAAAAAAACTTTCAATTTATTAATGGATTACATTTCCATCAAAAAGCTGAAAGCCATAAAACTCATGGTACCAACTCTTATCTTCCGGCATTCGTCCTTTTCTTTTTATCCAATCCTTACACTGGTCATGCTTAATGATCCTCCAATAAGCTCGTCATTAAATAATGCGAGGTCTTCCGTCCGGTCTTTCAGCCCTACTGTATAAAGCAGGGGAAGATAATGATCTGGAGTGGGAACAGCATATTGCAGAGAAGTTCCCTGTTTTTGGTAATCAATGATCTGCTGAAAATTTCCATCCAGAAGCCAGTTGTTGGTCTTTTCGCGGGCTTCTACAGCCCAGTCCCAGCCGGCTCCTACCGTATTGATATTTTTCCAGTCGATCAGCCGGAGGTTATGAACAATATTTCCGCTTCCGATGATCAGAATACCTTTTTCACGAAGCTTATGAAGTCTTTTAGCCAGGTCATAGTGGTATTGCGGCGGCTTTGTATAATCAATGCTAAGCTGTATTACCGGAATATTGGCTTCAGGATACATATGTTTGATCACAGACCAGGCGCCGTGGTCAAGTCCCCAGCTGTGATCTTCTTCAACCTCTGCCGGTAATAAAAGTTCTGCCGTTTCATGGGCAAGTTCCGGACTTCCGTGAGCGGGATACTGTACATCAAATAATTCTTTGGGAAAACCATAAAAATCATGGATCGTTTTAGGCATCTCCATTGCGGTTACAAAAGTTCCGGGAGTATACCAATGGGCAGAAATACACAGGATAGTATTAGGCGTGGGAATTTCTGTCGCTGCTCTTCGGAATCCCTGTACAAACTGATTTTCTTCAATAGCATTCATCGGTGAGCCGTGTCCTAAAAATAAAACAGGCATTCTCTGAGTGCTTTTAAAGCCATCACTTATGTTTTGCAGATCGTTGAGGTTCATAAATATTGAATATTAAAAAAATAAAAGGTTCAAGGCTTTTAGAAAAATCCCTGAACCTTTTATGAAGTATGTTAAAAATTATGCTTGTTTTACAAACTGTAATTCACCGGCTACTTTTACATCATCACTTACCATTACACCTCCTGCCTCGAGCGCAGCATTCCAGTTTAATCCGAAATCTTTTCTGCTGATTTTTCCTTCAAAAGAAAAACCTGCTTTTGTATTTCCCCATGGGTCAACATTGATTCCTCCGAAATCTACATCCAATGTCACAGATTTTGTGATACCGTTGATGGTAAGATTTCCCACTACCTTATCATTCAAAGCCTGAGATTCAAAAGTAATGGTTGGATGCTCAGATGCATTGAAGAATTCAGCAGACTTTAAGTGATTGTCTCTGTCTGCATTATTGGTGAAAACAGAATCTGTCTGGATCGTAGCAGTGGTTTTTGCGTTGGTAAAAGTATCATCTTCCGCTTCAATTTCTGCGGTGAAAGTTCTGAAACTCCCTTTTACGTTAGAGATCATCATGTGTTTTACTTTAAAAGTAATTTCACTATGTGTTGGGTCTAGGTTCCATTTTGTTGCCATTGTATTTTTATTTTTTGTTTGTTATTAATGATGCAAATGTAGGACAGCGAACAGGTACAAATCATTGATATAGGTTAAGAAATGCAGGATAAGCTTTATATTTTAGATTTCAGGAGCTTTTCCCGCTATCCACTCTTACTCCTCACGCCATAGCTTTGCAATACTGAATCCTCCGGATTTCCCTCTCTTGTTGCGGGGTAACCGCTACTATCGGGGCTAGGGTTCTCTGCATCTTTACTACATCTGTCATTGCGAAGCGCAAAGAGATGAAGCACCCTCAATTGTATCGCAGGTAAAATCCTTACGCCTTACAACAGTATTTTTATAAAATAAGCCGGGCCTTTGTGCCGGCCAACAAACCTCGCAGAATTCTAACATTAAGTTAAGAAATAATTTTCATCATTTCATTATTTCCATTTTCTGAATGTTTTAATTTAACATTTCTTAACGGATGATTTTTATTTCTTATTTTTGATGAATTCAATTTTACACAATGAAATTATATAAATTTTCTTTATTGATGCTGGTTGTGGGCAATGCTGCATTCGCCCAGACACAGAAATTCACGATGGCGGAGGCTGTAAACGGGATGAGAACCAACCTTGCCGTGAAAAATATTTCACAATTTTCATGGTCTGCGGATGGAAAATCTTATATCCAGGCTGTGAAAGGCGGGTATCTGATTACAGATTTAAAAACGAACAAACAGGACACGCTGGTATCTTTAACACAGCTCAACAGACAGTTTTCCAATGATAAACTGAAAGCGGTTCCACAGATTAAATTTTCCGGTACATCAGGGTATTTCAATACAGGAGATAAAATGTTCTGGATTGAAAAATCAGGAAACGACTGGAAAGTGAAAAATCAGGCTGCCGTAGATAAGGATGCCTCTAATGTAAAAATGTTTGGTGACGGCCAGACTTTCGCTTTTACAGCAAAGAATAATTTGTTTGTCAACAAAAATGGGAAAACCATTGCCGTGACCCATGAAGCCAATGAAAATATCATCAGCGGGCAAGCCGTACACAGGAATGAATTTGGAATCGATACAGGAATTTTCCCTGCCCCTAATTCTGAAAGTGTAGCTTTTTATAGAATGGATCAGTCTATGGTAGCGGATTATCCGATCATTGACTGGTCTGTAACGCCTGCTGTGAATCACAATATCAAATATCCAATGGCTGGTCAGATTTCTCATCAGGTAACGCTGGGAGTTTTCAATATTAAAAACCAGTCAACGACTTTCCTGAAAATTGAAGGTGAAAAAGATCAGTACCTGACAGCGGTTACCTGGAGCCCGGATTCCAAATACATTTTTGTAGCGGTTCTGAACAGAGGACAGAATCATATGAAAATGAACCAATATGATGCTGTTACCGGAGAATTAGTGAAAACTTTATTTGAAGAAACAGACAGTAAATATGTAGAGCCGCAGCATCCGCTTACTTTCTTCCCGAATTCCAATACAGACTTTATCTGGCAGAGTCAGAGAACAGGATACAATCATTTATTCCATTACAGCTTGGAAAAAGGATTGGTGGCACAGATCACAAAAGGAGACTGGCTGGTAACTGATATTTTAGGATTCAACGAAAAGAAAAAGGAAATCTATTTCATTTCCACCAAAGACACTCCATTAGAACGACATCTATATAAGATCAACTGGACGAATTTTAAAATGCAGAAACTGGATACTGCAGAAGGAATGCATACCGGAGTACTGAGCAGTGACGGAAACTATCTGTATGATGCTTACAGCAATGCCAATTCACCAAGAGTAGGGAATATTATCAATACGAATAATTTAAAGTCTACGAATATTCTTACCTCAGAAAATCCGTTAAAGAATTATCAGAGACCAGAAATCAAAAATGTAGAATTAAAAGCCGATGACGGAACTCCTTTATATGGAAAGATCATCCTTCCAACAAATTTTGATCCTAATAAAAAATATCCGGCAATCGTTTACTTATACAACGGGCCACACCTGCAGCTGGTAACAAACAGTTTCCCTGCTTCAGGAAACCTTTGGTATGAATATATGGCTCAGAACGGATACATTATCTTCACTATGGATGGAAGAGGCTCTTCCAACCGGGGAATGAAATTTGAGCAAGCCGTATTCAGAAACCTGGGAACTACAGAAATGAACGACCAGATGAAAGGAGTGGAGTACCTGAAATCTCTTCCTTATGTAAATGGTGATAAAATGGGAATTCACGGATGGAGCTTCGGAGGATTTATGACCACAAGCTTTATGCTTCGTAAGCCCGATGTCTTTAAAGTAGGAGTTGCCGGAGGACCTGTTATCGACTGGAGCATGTATGAAATCATGTATGGAGAAAGATATATGGATACTCCACAGGAAAATCCACAAGGATATGCTGCGGCTAATCTTTTGGATAAGGTCCAAAACCTCAAAGGAAAACTATTGATGATTCACGGAGCACAGGATGATGTAGTGGTATGGCAGCATTCCATAAAATTCATCAAATCTGCTGTGGACAACGGAGTTCAGTTAGATTACTTTACATATCCTGGACATCCGCACAATGTGATCGGGAAAGACAGGGTTCACCTGATGCAGAAGATCACAGATTATTTTGATCAGTATCTTAAAAAATAATAATACAATTAATTACAATCCAGTCTAAGTTCTAGACTGGATTTTTTGTTTCTGCTAAAAGCTATTGGAAAACGCAAAGACGCAAGATTATTGAATATCTCATGTAATAAGACGCAAGGATTTTATCTGCGATAAAATTTTATACTGTATAATTTATTTTATATCACCCTGATTTTGCAGATTACCCTGATTTTCATAGCATCTGCGTAATCTGTTTGATCTGGATAAATTTAATTTGAATTCTGAAAATCTTTGATTTTCTTGCGCCCTTAGACTTATGCATAATGTATGATATTCCTTGCGTCTTTGCGTTTTCCAACAAATCATGGCTTGATAATGTCAAGACTTCAGATCTTAACAAACATCAATGTTTTTAATTTTTTGTAATCGTAATTTTGTGTATCTAAAATCAACAATATGGAATTAGGAATAGGAATGTTCGGCGATCTGGCTTTTGACCAGGCTACCGGAAAATATAGAGATGCAGGAACTAAGATCCGTGAAATACTGGATCAGATCAAATTAATGGATGAGGTGGGAATTGATGTTTTTGCGATGGGAGAGCACCACCGTCCTGATTATGCCGTTTCATCACCGGAAATAGTATTGGCAGCAGCGGCAAGTATTACTAAAAATATAAAACTGGCAAGTGGAGTGACTGTTCTAAGTTCTTCGGAGCCGGTAAAGGTATATGAAGATTTTTCAACACTGGATCTGATCTCAGATGGAAGAGCAGAAATATTCGTGGGACGTGGAAGTTTCATTGAGTCATTTCCTTTGTATGGGTATTCATTGAATGATTACGAACAGTTATTTGACGAAAAATTAGAATTATTACTGAAAATTAATTCTGAAGAAAACGTAAGCTGGTCTGGAAAACTTCGGGCTCCGATGCAGAATCAAACGGTGTATCCAAGAGCAAAAAATGACGGGAAGCTTTCAATCTGGAGAGCTGTGGGAGGAACTCCGCAGTCTGTCTTAAGTGCCGCCCAGCTGGGAATGCCTTTGGTAGTAGCCATTATTGGAGGAATGCCTATTCAGTTTAGAAACCTGATCGAATTCTATAAACAGGAATACCAAAAAGCAGGGCATGATGTTTCGAAGATGCAGATCGCCATTCATTCCCATACTTTTGTGAGTGAAGATCAGAACGTTGTAGACGGATATTTTCACAATTACAAATCCCAGATGGATAGGATAGGCGCCTCCAGAGGCTGGGCTCCCTATACCAAAATGCAGTATGACGGAGGAAGAAGCAAAGACGGAGCATTATTTATCGGCAGCCCGGCAGAAGTAGCTGATAAAATCGCTTATATGAAAGAGATTTTCGGAATTACAAGATTTATCGGACATATGGATGTAGGAGATCCGGCTCATGAAGTGATGATGAAATCTATTGAATTATTCGGGAAAGAAGTAAAACCCGCTGTAAAAGGACTGTAACAGGCAAGTTTATATCAAATGCAGGGCATAAATCCCGGATTGTCTTATTCCTGTTCAGCCCGGACTGCCACAAAGTTTGAGACCCGATGAAGATATTTTATCTCGAAATTATAACAGATGCTAGAAAAGAGAGAGGAATTCCTGGCGAAGATTGCGAGTGAAGCTCACACCGGAAACAGGCTTTTAGATATACGGAAAGGAGACCAGAAAAGGTCTCCTTTTTTATTTTTTTTTAAAATATTAGTGACAGATCTTTAATTCAGTGATCATTATTAAAACTGAAAAAATGAAACAAATAGTAGTTGCCTCAGACTTTTCCAACAGCGCAGGCAATGCCCAGGTATACGCTCTGTCCCTTGCAAAAATATAACGGTACTGAATGCCATACATTCTACAGAAGACATCAACAACTGTACGTACCCATTTTATTGAAGATTATTACGTGAGTAAAAGACCGGCTCTGAAAGAATGGACCGAAACCTTCAGCAATCATGAACAATATAAAGATATTCCGGTTAAAGCCATTTGTGATGCTGGTTGTCTTAAAAACAGCTGAGCTTGTATAGAAATTCCAAACAGATGAATCCATTGTTATAACCCACAGAAGATTTTAAACCCTTTGTTTTGGATTAATTTGTGACTTTTGCGGTTTAAGGATTAATTAGACGATCTCAATCAGGCTTCCTCTTTTCTCATCCTTGATAATATTGAGGGCTGTAGGAATCTTTTCTTTCAGCTCTTCCACATGGGAGATGATGCCTACAATCCTGTTTTCCTTTATCAGGTTGGTCAGCGTTTCAAATACGATACTGACAGACTCTGCATCCTGAGTTCCGAAGCCTTCATCAATAAAAAAGAAATTCTTGTCTGCCTTTGCATTGGCCTGAACACTTTCAGCCAGCGCTAGTGCTAGGCTCAATGATACCTGAAAAGCCTGGCCTCCGGAAAGTGTTTTTACACTTCTGCTTCTTCCTTCGTTGAGGTAATCAATAATTTCAAAATCATTGTTTTCATTGAGCTGCAGGCTCAGCTGGTTCTTTGTCATTCTGTGGAAGCGTATATTCGCATGATCACACAGCTGCCTCAGATAAATAGAGGAAACGTACTGTACGAAGCCTGCTCCTTTAAACAGGTTCATCATTATTTTTAAATTTTCAGAGCGTTTCTGAAGCTTTGCCAATTCTTTTAAAAGGTTCTCTTTTTTCACAAATTCCTTTTCCAGCCGGTCTATTTCCGCGGTTTTCGTTACCACAGAATCGCTTATTTGTTTCTGTTCAATTTGCGCTTCATTGAAAAACTTCTCAGTCAAAGAAAACTGTTCGTTATCGAATGAAAGTCCTTTCAGTTTTACTTCCAGCTCTCCGATGAACTTTTTTAAAGCTTCAAAATCAACCTTGAAATGCTGGATCTTAGCCCTTACAAGTTGAATGTCGATTTCCTGAACTAAAATATCCTCAACCTCTTTAAAATCTGTGAAATTTTGACCTGCTAAAGCTTGGGCAATAGCTTCTTTATTTTCCGAAATTTCCTTCTCAAATTCTGTAATCTGTTTTTCAGATTGGCTGACAATGGCTTTTTGTTCTGCCAGTTTTGGGGAGAGCAGTTTTTCCTGTTGTAGCGCCTTCTGATAATTGTCTTCTGTTTCCTTGTTGGAGAACACTAGCTTTTGGTAAGTTTCTTCAACTTCTTCCATTGCCTTTTGGGCATACAGATCCCAATCCAGAATCTTAAGCCCGGAACGGCTGATATTGATCTGTTCCTGCTTCGAAACTTCTTCCATCCGGAAAGCTTCCAGTGCACTCTTATACTTTTCCAGAAGTCTGGTCTCTTTTTCCAGCGTTTCGCGCTCCAGGGCTATGTTTCGCTCAGTTTCTTCAATCTTTTTTTCTAAAGTAAATGAGCCGGAACGTTTTTTCTCAAACTCCTCTTCGTGAGCAGGAGAAAATTGTTTCCATGTAAAATTCATGATGTGATTTTCAATATCTTTCAGGATCTGAAGCACTACTTTCTGTTCCGAATGAAGCTGTTCTTCAAATATTTTTTTGCGGTCCAGAATTTTATCAATTTCAGTTTCCTGTTTTTGAATGCCGGTCATTTCCTGCTCAACGGATGTCATTTTATCCTGAATTTCCTGCAGTTCAGTATTGACATCATGAAATTCTACAACATGAGGATGTTCTTTAGAACCACAGAGAGGACAGTTTTCACCATCATGAAGTTCACTGGCAAAACGGGAGAGTTCCTTTTGGACTTTTAAATGATCCAGCTTCTGGGAAAGCTCCTTTTTCTTCGTCTCTAAGACTTCTTTCCTGGTTTTGAAATCTTCCTTATAATGTTGATGATAGGCAAAAGGTTTTAATT contains:
- the uvrC gene encoding excinuclease ABC subunit UvrC, whose amino-acid sequence is MNPSLELQLKTLPSEPGVYRYYDKNEQLLYVGKAKNLKKRVLSYFNKNLSGYRIKIMVSKIQRLETTIVNNEYDALLLENNLIKEHQPFYNVMLKDDKTYPWICIKNEDFPRIFLTRNVIKDGSEYYGPYAKVRPAKILLDTIKHIYKLRTCNLNLSPNKIAEGKYKVCLEYHIKNCEGPCEDLESKEEYDEKVDAIRGMVKGDFRKAKEYLVNQMMKLASNLQFEAAQIIKERLDILEDYQAKNTVVNPNIDDVDVFGMISDETAAYVNFFKIRNGNIIQSFTTEIKKILEETDEDIMEEALIEIRQKFSSDSKEVLLPFHLSVEIPNVKLIVPKVGDKKRIVELSEKNAREYRLEKLKQVQIVDPERHTNRIMAEMQKLLRMPVEPRHIEGFDNSNIQGTNPVSACVVFKDGKPSKADYRIFHPKTVEGPNDFATMEEVIYRRYKRMLDEGENLPQLILIDGGKGQLSSAVKSLRLLGLYGKITIVGIAKRLEEIFFPEDPIPLYLDKKSETLKILQRVRDEAHRFGVKHHRTRRKNSTIKSELEEIPGVGEKTIELLLSKLKSVKRIKEANQETLAEILGKTKAKVIWEFFNAN
- the hutH gene encoding histidine ammonia-lyase, with amino-acid sequence MIYGVDVFTFHDVLEICKKPNKAKLNKAAKEQILKSQKNVQQIVESDRCVYGINTGFGPLCDTKISADETAQLQYNLIISHAVGVGKPIDKELSKIMMIAKVHALSKGFSGVSLDVIERMILMLEKDIIPVVPEQGSVGASGDLAPLAHLVLPLLGLGQVWEGDQVSDTMDVLEKHNLEPLVLGPKEGLGLINGTQFILAHAIKGLEKFEYLLDLADMTAAMSIEAYRGSESPFKKELHEIRPFEGSKKVAARMLKFLKGSENMKAHEDCERVQDPYSMRCVPQVHGASRNAFEHLRGMAETELNSVTDNPIVLSAEESISGGNFHGQLMALPLDYATLAAAELGNISDRRSYLLLEGKYGLPRLLTESSGLNSGFMIPQYTSAALVTENKTLCFPASADSIPTSLGQEDHVSMGSISGRKFNQVLGNLVNILAVELMFAAQGLEFRRPSKCSKIIEENVAVLRSKVSKLEDDRLIGQDMLAIAALINERKFVVN
- a CDS encoding GNAT family N-acetyltransferase → MIIHRVNSAHADFQNLVKLLDIDLAVHNGEQNAFFEQFNKIDHIKNCIVAYIDEVPAACGAFKELSQDTAEIKRMYTDPKFRRRGLASAVVKELEDWAKESGFEKAVLETSAELKNAISVYEKRGFCRIPNYGQYVGVETSVCYEKIL
- a CDS encoding S8 family serine peptidase; the protein is MKKRVFFLAIFFALSSCNTEDLQNESSKMEMSQKDPLTAKQINEGINQSIKTTGSFNWSKQSDHFLWSAVFQGNRMASIGFGESKNDFDRSKSSNNRAMESEILSIIKKYEGKDERGFLLATDKYLNQMDVIIEKEETITALRQMKTIRYLEPGDYHYFENENKLNTAARSSSSGSSGCGFSSTTLSTADYTSTTPSAKIPWAFTKHNIPDAWSYSTGAGVTIGLVDTGVSPEQTLLGNSFNTGASSGRTITKFGVYNSDGSADQCGHGTKMASVMTAPRNNAGLPVGVAYNANLIAYRAATNVVLDTSSEQTGVKTAFTELANNASVKIISMSMGHIFSVGKIEDGVKYAYSKGKLIFCAGGTSTSFTTFVGVIFPAWMPETQAITGVKEGTSNQKCDVCHSGSEIDFTFQMERASGNTVPVLSYYNGQADYVGGSSVATAATAGIAALVWAKNPSWTRDQVLNKMRQSATYYPTVNSSYGYGNINVLKAVQ
- the ygiD gene encoding 4,5-DOPA dioxygenase extradiol — its product is MNLNDLQNISDGFKSTQRMPVLFLGHGSPMNAIEENQFVQGFRRAATEIPTPNTILCISAHWYTPGTFVTAMEMPKTIHDFYGFPKELFDVQYPAHGSPELAHETAELLLPAEVEEDHSWGLDHGAWSVIKHMYPEANIPVIQLSIDYTKPPQYHYDLAKRLHKLREKGILIIGSGNIVHNLRLIDWKNINTVGAGWDWAVEAREKTNNWLLDGNFQQIIDYQKQGTSLQYAVPTPDHYLPLLYTVGLKDRTEDLALFNDELIGGSLSMTSVRIG